The Erigeron canadensis isolate Cc75 chromosome 4, C_canadensis_v1, whole genome shotgun sequence genome window below encodes:
- the LOC122597000 gene encoding uncharacterized protein LOC122597000: MQLIGPEIIVETTEWIAQMKENLMKARDRQKKYADNRRKPLEFRELSNVHNVFHVPNLKKCLADETTYVPLNEIRVDDNLSFKEEPVEIMDREVNKLKRHKYTIVKVCWNSRRGQEFTWE; encoded by the exons ATGCAGTTGATAGGACCAGAAATCATTGTGGAAACTACAGAATGGATTGCACAAATGAAGGAAAACCTCATGAAGGCTAGAGatagacaaaagaagtatgctgacAATCGAAGGAAACCGTTAGAGTTTCGG GAGCTTAGTAATGTACACAATGTGTTTCACGTGCCAAACCTTAAGAAATGTTTAGCTGATGAGACGACATACGTCCCTTTGAATGAAATACGAGTAGACGACAACCTAAGTTTCAAAGAAGAACCTGTTGAAATTATGGATCGAGAAGTCAAtaagctcaagagacataagtataccattGTGAAAGTTTGTTGGAACTCACGTAGAGGCCAAGAGTTTACTTGGGAATGA